Within the Stenotrophomonas sp. 610A2 genome, the region CGGCGCATCCAGTGCCTGCGGCGCCATCGCCGCGCTCTGCGTCTCACCACCACGTTGTTCCAGCTCGGCCAGACGGCGACGCGCCTGTGCAACGGTGGACTTGGGCAAGCCAGCCAGTGCCGCCACCTGCAAACCAAAACTGCGGTTTGCCGGGCCATCCTTCACAGCATGCATGAACACCAGCGTGTCGCCGTGTTCCACTGCATCCAGATGCACGTTGGCGATGCCGCTGGCGCCGCCTTCGTGGCTCTCATCGGCCAAGGCCGTCAGCTCGAAGTAGTGCGTGGCAAACAGCGTGTAGCAGCGGTTCTGGTAGGCAAGGTGACGCGCGACTGCGTCGGCCAGGGCAAGACCGTCATAGGTCGAGGTGCCGCGACCGATTTCGTCCATCAACACCACCGAGTGTTCGGTGGCGTGGTGCAGGATGTAGCTGGTCTCGGCCATTTCCACCATGAAGGTGGATTGGCCCTTGGCCAGATCGTCACCGGCGCCGATGCGGGTCAGGATGCGGTCGATCGGGCCGATCACCGCACGGCTGGCCGGCACGAAGCTGCCGATGTGGGCGAGCAGCACGATCAGCGCGTTCTGCCGCATGTACGTCGACTTACCGCCCATGTTCGGACCGGTGATGACCAGCATGCGACGGTCTGGGTGCAGGTCCAGGTCGTTGGGTTCGAATGGCGTATCACGGACGGCTTCCACCACCGGATGACGGCCACGTTCGATGCGCAGGCAAGCATCTTCCTGCAGTTCCGGCTGCGCCCAGTCCAGCGCCTGCGCGCGTTCGGCGAATGCGGCCAGCACGTCCAGCTCGCTAAGCGCGCCCGCGCAGCGCTTCAGTGGTTCCAGATGCTGGCCGACGATGTCGAGCAGGCCTTCGTACAGCAGTTTCTCGCGGCTGAGCGAGCGCTCGCGTGCCGACAACACCTTGTCCTCGAAGTTCTTCAACTCCTCGGTGATGTAGCGCTCGGCATTGGTCAGGGTCTGGCGGCGGGTGTAGTGCACCGGCGCCTTGTCGGACTGGCCCTTGCTGATCTCGATGTAATAGCCATGCACGCGGTTGTAGCCGACCTTCAAGGTGGCGATGCCGCTTGCCTGGCGCTCGCGTGCTTCCAGGTCGATCAGGAACTGGTCGGCGTGGGTGGACAGACGGCGCAGTTCGTCGAGCTCGGCATCGTAGCCTTCGGCAATGACGCCGCCATCGGACAACTTCAGTGGCGGCTGCTCGGCAACCGCGCTGGCCAACAGATGTGCGCTTTCATCGTGCGAGCCAAGCTCGGCGCGCAGCTGCTGCAGGCGCGGCGAATCCAGCGTGTCCAGCTGCGAGGTGATTGCCGGCAGCAGGGCCAGGCCATCGCGCAGGGTGGAGAAGTCGCGCGGGCGCGCCGAGCGCAGCGCCATGCGGGTGAGGATGCGCTCGATGTCGCCGAGGGCGCGGAAGCTGTCGCGCAGGTCGGCGTCGGTACCGCGATCAATCAGGGTGGCAACTGCGTGGTGGCGTTGCTGCAGCACGTTGCGCAGGCGTAGCGGGCGGTGCAGCCAGCGCCGCAACAGGCGTCCGCCCATTGGCGAGACGGTGCTGTCGAGCACGCCAAGCAAGGTATTGCGGGTGTCGCCGTCAACGCGCGTATCCAGTTCCAGATGTCGGCGGGTGGCGGCATTCATTGCAATCGCTTCGCCGGCGTTCTCCATCGAGATGGAAGTCAGGTGCGGCAGGCGCTGCTTCTGGGTTTCCTCGACATAGCCGAGCAGGGCACCGGCAGCGCCGGTGGCGCGCGGCTTGTCGTCGATGCCGAAGCCGCTGAGGTCGTGCAGCTTGAAGAAATTCAGCAGGTGGCGTCGGCCGCTGTCGGCATCGAACAGCCATGGTGCGCGTCGGCGCACGCCATTGCGGTGGCGCAGGAACTCCGGCCAGTTCTCCTCGTCGGGCACCAGTAGCTCGGCCGGCTCCAGTCGGGCCAGCTCAGCTTCCAGCGCGTCGTCACTGTCAACTTCGTTGACCAGGAAACGGCCGCCGGCCAGATCGGCCCAGGCCAGGCCGTAACCGGCCTTGCTGCGCGACAGCGCCATCAGCAAGGTGTCGCGGCGCTCGTCCAGCAGCGCTTCGTCGGTGACGGTGCCCGGGGTGACCACGCGTACTACCTTGCGCTCGACCAGGCCCTTGGCCAGCGCCGGGTCGCCGATCTGCTCGCAGATCGCCACCGATTCGCCGACCGCCACCAGCCGCGCCAGATAGCCCTCGAAGGCATGTACGGGCACGCCAGCCATCGGGATCGGCGCGCCGCCGGAGCTGCCGCGCTGGGTCAGGGTGATGTCGAGCAGGCGCGCGGCCTTGCGCGCGTCGTCATAGAACAGTTCGTAGAAATCGCCCATCCGGAAGAACAGCAGCAGGTCCGGGTACTCGGACTTGGCTGCAAAGAACTGCTTCATCAAAGGGGTGTGCTCAGCCGAACCCTTGTTATTATTGAGTTTTGTATTTGAATCAATAGTTTGGGTCATTATCACTGAACTGGAAATAGGGGTCTATGAGGGTGGTCAGGGGTCGATAGAGGCGTCTTCTTGTATCCACGATGTATCCACGTATAGAATCGGCCCAATGTCCATGTATCCATGGATGCAAGTAGCTGGGAGAGGCCTATGTCCACCACGTCCATGGATACATCTGATGAGACCACGAAAGAGACTGTAAAGGGGAAGTCTGGCAGCAAGTTGAGCCTGACAGAGAAACAACTTCGAAGCCGGGAATTGAACACGGCCAATTATCCGGTCATTGGATCGGGTGGAAAATTGGTCTACCAGCCCCGACCGCCAGAAGAGGCGGGCAAGCCCTACCGGTTCAAGCTGGCGGATGCCCCGACTGGGGTCGGCATCTATGTGGGCCCCAAAGGAGTCATCTATGAAATGGCCAAACGTGGTCCAGAGGGCTTTCGACGGGTGGCTATCGGCAAAGTCCTAGACCTGTCTATGGAGGAGGCCTTCGATAAGGCCAGGAAGTGGGCAAAGATCATTCACGAGACCGGCGACAACCCCAAGCGAATTGAGGCTCAGAAATGGAAGCGGAAGTCCGTCAAGCACATCACCGTTGGGCAGTGCATGGAGGACTACATCAAGCGCTTGGAGGGGTTTGTAAAAGAAGGGAAGGCCAAGGCAGTGAGCGCTGAGGCGATCGGTGACAGCCTCGCTCGGCTCAAGCGGGCAGAGGTGGACCTAGCCCGTAAAGAGGTGAGGGATCTGACCGACGACGATGTTTCCGAAGCTCATGAGCTAGTCCGGCTTTCAGCTCAGTCAAAGTCAAACCGTATTCCCTCAGATATGAAGGGTCGGCTT harbors:
- the mutS gene encoding DNA mismatch repair protein MutS, coding for MTQTIDSNTKLNNNKGSAEHTPLMKQFFAAKSEYPDLLLFFRMGDFYELFYDDARKAARLLDITLTQRGSSGGAPIPMAGVPVHAFEGYLARLVAVGESVAICEQIGDPALAKGLVERKVVRVVTPGTVTDEALLDERRDTLLMALSRSKAGYGLAWADLAGGRFLVNEVDSDDALEAELARLEPAELLVPDEENWPEFLRHRNGVRRRAPWLFDADSGRRHLLNFFKLHDLSGFGIDDKPRATGAAGALLGYVEETQKQRLPHLTSISMENAGEAIAMNAATRRHLELDTRVDGDTRNTLLGVLDSTVSPMGGRLLRRWLHRPLRLRNVLQQRHHAVATLIDRGTDADLRDSFRALGDIERILTRMALRSARPRDFSTLRDGLALLPAITSQLDTLDSPRLQQLRAELGSHDESAHLLASAVAEQPPLKLSDGGVIAEGYDAELDELRRLSTHADQFLIDLEARERQASGIATLKVGYNRVHGYYIEISKGQSDKAPVHYTRRQTLTNAERYITEELKNFEDKVLSARERSLSREKLLYEGLLDIVGQHLEPLKRCAGALSELDVLAAFAERAQALDWAQPELQEDACLRIERGRHPVVEAVRDTPFEPNDLDLHPDRRMLVITGPNMGGKSTYMRQNALIVLLAHIGSFVPASRAVIGPIDRILTRIGAGDDLAKGQSTFMVEMAETSYILHHATEHSVVLMDEIGRGTSTYDGLALADAVARHLAYQNRCYTLFATHYFELTALADESHEGGASGIANVHLDAVEHGDTLVFMHAVKDGPANRSFGLQVAALAGLPKSTVAQARRRLAELEQRGGETQSAAMAPQALDAPQQFGLFAAPNSAALDALQAIDPDELTPKQALEALYRVKSLI